A single region of the bacterium genome encodes:
- the ispF gene encoding 2-C-methyl-D-erythritol 2,4-cyclodiphosphate synthase: MSADPGLRVGLGFDVHPFADGRRLVLGGVEIPHVAGLAGHSDADVLLHAVCDALLGAAALGDIGLHFPDSDPAYRGISSMELLRRTAALVAGAGWKPLQVDAVVLAEAPRIAPHAAAMRAGIAATLGIPAANVGLKATTVEGLGFVGRREGIAAQAVCLLVRA; this comes from the coding sequence GTGAGCGCCGACCCCGGCCTGCGGGTCGGCCTCGGCTTCGACGTCCACCCCTTCGCGGACGGCCGCCGGCTCGTCCTCGGCGGGGTGGAGATACCGCACGTGGCGGGGCTCGCCGGCCACTCCGACGCCGACGTGCTGCTGCACGCCGTGTGCGACGCGCTCCTGGGCGCCGCCGCCCTCGGCGACATCGGCCTGCACTTCCCGGACAGCGACCCCGCGTACCGCGGCATCTCCAGCATGGAGCTGCTCCGCCGCACCGCCGCACTGGTGGCGGGGGCGGGCTGGAAGCCCCTCCAGGTCGACGCCGTCGTGCTCGCCGAAGCCCCCCGCATCGCGCCGCACGCCGCGGCGATGCGCGCCGGCATCGCCGCGACGCTCGGCATCCCTGCGGCGAACGTGGGCCTCAAGGCGACCACGGTCGAGGGCCTCGGGTTCGTGGGCCGCCGCGAGGGCATCGCCGCGCAGGCCGTCTGTCTCCTCGTGCGGGCCTAG
- a CDS encoding NAD(P)H-hydrate dehydratase: protein MKIASAPEMAAVDRDAAQRWGVPVATLMEAAGRRVAEAAAALLGGVAGRRIVLFCGRGNNGGDGFVAARLLQEAGAQTLAVLAGAPADLRGDARAALEAAVRARVPCASCADDAALEALGQRAQEADLLVDALLGTGFAPPARGVVAAAIRLVNRLARPVLAVDLPSGLAADDPRIVGDAVHAAATVTFGYPKRALVEFPAAALAGRIWCGDIGFPPGTGDLVSGQLNLVTPADLAPHLAPRDPQAHKGTCGHALILAGSRGMLGAAVLAARGALRGGAGLVTVALPASVAPPVLPGLPEAMLLPLPDGGLGIAGPVADDVLRERLGGVQALAAGPGLSRSPETTRLVRALADRAALPLLLDADALHALAAPPARPSWQAGPAILTPHPGEAARLLGVTAATVQADRVEAARRCAARYGAVVVLKGARTVVADPGGTAWVNPTGNPAMAAPGMGDVLAGLIAAHLARGIPPLPAALLGVHLHGLAGDLAAAATGPWGLLASEVADRIPAAARRAAEICHDSAHATLSLLVP, encoded by the coding sequence GTGAAGATCGCCAGCGCCCCCGAGATGGCCGCCGTCGACCGCGACGCGGCCCAGCGCTGGGGCGTGCCCGTGGCGACGCTCATGGAGGCGGCTGGACGCCGCGTCGCGGAGGCGGCCGCGGCGCTGCTCGGAGGCGTCGCCGGCCGCCGGATCGTCCTGTTCTGCGGCCGCGGCAACAACGGCGGCGACGGGTTCGTGGCGGCGCGCCTGCTGCAGGAGGCCGGCGCACAGACGCTCGCCGTGCTTGCCGGCGCCCCCGCGGACCTGCGAGGCGACGCCCGCGCGGCGCTCGAGGCGGCGGTGCGCGCCAGGGTCCCGTGCGCATCCTGCGCCGACGATGCCGCCCTCGAGGCGCTCGGCCAGCGGGCGCAGGAGGCCGACCTCCTCGTGGATGCGCTCCTCGGCACCGGTTTCGCCCCTCCCGCGCGGGGGGTCGTGGCCGCGGCGATCCGCCTCGTCAACCGCCTCGCGCGTCCCGTCCTGGCCGTCGATCTCCCGTCGGGCCTGGCGGCGGACGATCCGCGCATCGTCGGGGACGCCGTCCACGCCGCGGCCACGGTGACGTTCGGCTATCCCAAGCGCGCCCTCGTCGAGTTCCCCGCCGCGGCGCTCGCCGGCAGGATCTGGTGCGGCGACATCGGCTTTCCGCCGGGGACCGGCGACCTCGTCTCCGGCCAGCTCAACCTGGTGACGCCCGCCGACCTCGCGCCGCACCTGGCGCCGCGGGACCCGCAGGCGCACAAGGGCACCTGCGGCCACGCCCTCATCCTCGCCGGCTCGCGCGGGATGCTCGGCGCGGCGGTGCTCGCCGCCCGCGGCGCGCTGCGTGGCGGCGCCGGCCTCGTCACGGTCGCGCTTCCGGCCTCGGTCGCACCGCCGGTGCTGCCGGGACTGCCGGAGGCGATGCTCCTGCCGCTCCCCGACGGTGGCCTCGGCATCGCCGGCCCGGTCGCGGACGACGTGCTCCGCGAGCGCCTCGGCGGCGTGCAGGCGCTCGCCGCCGGCCCCGGGCTCTCGCGCTCGCCCGAGACCACCCGCCTCGTGCGCGCGCTGGCCGACCGCGCTGCGCTGCCGCTGCTCCTCGACGCCGACGCGCTGCACGCACTGGCCGCCCCGCCCGCCAGGCCATCCTGGCAGGCCGGTCCCGCGATCCTCACTCCCCATCCCGGCGAGGCCGCCCGGCTTCTGGGCGTCACCGCGGCGACGGTCCAGGCCGACCGCGTGGAGGCCGCCCGGCGCTGCGCCGCCCGGTACGGGGCGGTCGTCGTCCTCAAGGGCGCCCGCACCGTGGTCGCCGATCCCGGCGGCACGGCGTGGGTCAATCCCACGGGCAACCCCGCCATGGCCGCCCCGGGGATGGGCGACGTCCTCGCCGGCCTCATCGCCGCGCACCTGGCGCGCGGCATCCCGCCGCTGCCGGCCGCGCTCCTGGGCGTGCACCTGCACGGCCTCGCCGGCGACCTGGCGGCCGCCGCCACCGGGCCCTGGGGCCTGCTCGCATCCGAGGTCGCCGACCGCATCCCGGCTGCGGCACGCCGGGCCGCGGAGATCTGCCATGACAGCGCGCACGCGACGCTATCGCTCCTCGTCCCCTGA
- the ispD gene encoding 2-C-methyl-D-erythritol 4-phosphate cytidylyltransferase, whose translation MRAAAVVPAAGRGSRIGFATPKTFIDLGGMPLLARTLAALAGCRGLALIQPVLPRTHVAAFASRVLARHRWGSCRPAVAGGRERQDSVAAGLRALPDDVEFVLIHDGARPFVTAALASRVLAAARRHGAALAAIPVQDTVKRVTPDLFLDGTEDRRSLWLAQTPQAFHVGLLREAHARAREAGVEATDDAALVEALGHPVRVVPGSRLNFKITTREDLALARALVGAGPAARRRA comes from the coding sequence ATGAGAGCGGCCGCGGTCGTACCTGCGGCGGGCCGGGGCTCGCGCATCGGCTTTGCCACCCCGAAGACGTTCATCGACCTCGGCGGCATGCCGCTTCTGGCGCGGACGCTGGCGGCGCTCGCCGGCTGCCGCGGCCTCGCCCTGATCCAGCCGGTGCTGCCGCGGACCCACGTCGCGGCCTTCGCCTCCCGGGTCCTCGCCCGCCACCGTTGGGGCTCCTGCAGGCCGGCGGTCGCCGGCGGTCGCGAGCGGCAGGACTCGGTGGCCGCGGGCCTCCGCGCGCTCCCCGACGACGTGGAGTTCGTCCTCATCCACGACGGCGCGCGCCCGTTCGTGACCGCGGCGCTCGCCTCCCGGGTGCTCGCCGCGGCGCGCCGGCACGGCGCCGCGCTCGCCGCCATACCGGTGCAGGACACCGTCAAGCGGGTGACCCCCGACCTCTTCCTCGACGGGACGGAGGACCGGCGGTCGCTCTGGCTCGCCCAGACGCCGCAGGCTTTCCACGTCGGGCTGCTGCGCGAGGCGCACGCCAGGGCGCGGGAGGCCGGCGTGGAGGCCACCGACGACGCGGCGCTCGTCGAGGCGCTCGGGCACCCCGTGCGCGTGGTGCCGGGCTCGCGCCTGAACTTCAAGATCACGACGCGCGAGGACCTCGCCCTCGCGCGGGCGCTGGTGGGCGCCGGCCCCGCGGCGCGGAGGCGGGCGTGA